The Deinococcus hopiensis KR-140 sequence GGCGCGTGGTGAGCCAGCAGCCCGCCCTCGATCAGTGCACGGGCCTGATTCGCAAATACAGCCTGCAGCCCGTCGCCTGGCACGACACCGCCGGAAGCGCCAAGGACCTCGCCGCGCGGGGTGCGCGCGATGAGGCCGCCATCGCCTCTGCCCGCGCCGCCGAGCTCTACGGCCTGGAGATTCTGGAGCGGGAGGTGGAGGACGAGCCCTTCAACTTCACCCGCTTCATGGTCCTCGCGCGTCAGGAACCCGCGCCCAGCAGCGCGCCGCACAAGACCAGCCTGGTGTTCGCCGTGCGGCACACCCCCGGGTTTCTGGTGGAAACGCTGGCCGAATTGCGCGGCCTGAACCTGTCGCGCATCGAGTCGCGCCCTCGCCGGGACCGGGCGTGGAGTTACCTGATCTACGTGGACATCGAGGGCCCTGCGCAAGACCCCCAGGTGGCGCAGGCGCTCGCCGGGGTGCTCAGGAAGGCGAGCTACGCCAAGATCATCGGCAGTTATCCGAGGGCGATGGAGACCGTGGGGTGAAGCTGCTGATCTGGGACTTCGACGGCGCCCGGGCGCATCACCCCGGAATCTAGAGCGGCGCACTTCTCCAGGGGTTGAACGAGGCGAATGCAGACCAGGACGTCATCCCAGAGCAGATCAGACCCACCCTCCAAACTGGCTTTCGGCGGCACATCCCCGAAAAGGAACACCTCGGGCTGCTTGCCCAGCAGTGGTGGGCCAAACTCCATCCCGTCTTCCAGCACGCCCATCTGGCGGCAGGCCTGAACGCAGCGCTGGCGCGGAAGCTGGCCGGCGAGGTTCGGGGGCACCACCCGGCGCAGCTGGGAAGTCTACCCCGACGCTGGAGCGGCTGAGCGCGTCGGGCTGGCGACACGTCGTCCTCACCAGCCACGTACCGGAAGATGGGGCGGTGCTGGACGGCCTCCGCTGGAGTCACCACTTCCTCCGGGTCTTCAATTCAGCGGAAACAGGCCTCGAGAAACCTCATCCCAGGCAGTCCGACTTGTGCCAGGCTGGAGGCTCAACAGGTCTGCACAATCGGCGAGAGCCTCTGCGCAGACGTTCAGGAAGCGGCCTCGGTGGGGCTGCTGACCCTCCTGGTCAGGAGAGAGAAGCTGTCCACCCACTGGGCGTGCCCGAACCTCCTCGGCGTTCCAGAACAACTCCGCACACTTTTTTCTCGGTTCTGGCCCCTGCCGCTGCAGTACCTGAACTCACACCAGGCTCCAGCCGCCGCAGGACGCCACCCTTCCCTTGCGCCTTCCTTTAGGGTGGTTGCCTTTCAGCCGGCGCTGAACGAATCGGGAGCGCGCTGGCCGGGGAAAGAGGTCTACCCTTGATCTACCGAAAGGGCCGCAGGGCCCCTGCCTTCAGGCATGTGTAGCGGCCCCGCTCCAGAGGGGGCGGTGAAGCCGAGGCTTCCGGGTCTGCGTTAAGCGAAACGAGCCATGCCCCCACACCGCGTCAACGGCTGGCAAGGTGGCAGATACTTTTAAGGGAGGTGCCGCAAATAGAAAGTACCACGCTCAAGGCGTTTCGCTATCGCCTGTATCCCACCAAAGCCCAGCGAACGGCGCTGGACAACACCCTGCTGCTTTGCCAGCGGTTGTCCAACGGGATGGTGAAAGAACGGTGCGGGGCCTACAGGAAGGCTGGGAAGTCGCTGACAGCCTACGAGCAGATGAAATCCTCGCCGGAAGTCAAAGCCGCGATGCCGGAGTACACCGGGGTGAATGCCCAAGTGCTTCAGGACGCGGCTGGACAAGTCTTTCAAGGGCTTTTTCCGCCGCGTCAAAGCAGGCCAGAAAGCCGGGTATCCGAGATTCAGGGATCGGGACAGGTACGACAGTTTCACGTACCCCCGGCCCTCACAGAACAGCGTCTCTGCCGACGGGAAGCACGTCATATCTGCCCAAAATTGGCAACGCTCGCCTCAAGCGCCACCGCCCTTTTTTCGGCAAGCCCAAGACTCTGGCCGTGAAGCGGGAGGGCCGGGAGTGGTACGGCGGTGCGGACGTGCGAAGTGCCGAGGGCCGAACCGTTGCCCCAGACGGGCTCTCAGGTGGGGATAGATGTCGGGACGACGTGGTTCTATACGACCTCGGATGGCGAGTTCTGCGAAAACCACACACTCTTTCAAGCCAGCAGCAAGAAACTCCGGGTCGCGCAACGCTCCCTCGCTCGCAAGCCGAACAAGCGAAGCAACAGGCGCAGGAAGGCCAGGGAGCGCGCCGCCCAGCTGTAGCGCAAGACGGCGCAGCCAACGGCTCCAATTGCACGGCGAAGAGGCGAAGAAGCTCGTTTCGCAGCCCGACCTCATCTGCCACGAAGACCTGAACGTGAAGGGGATGGCCCAGGGCAGCCTGAGCAAGCAGATCCACGACGTGGGTTGGGCGCTCCTCGCTTCCAAGGCAGAATGGGCCGGGAAACGAGTTGTCGCCGTAGGTCCGAGGTACACCTCTTTGCCGTGCTGCGCGTGCGGCCACACCGGGCGGGGAAACCGGAGGGGGCAGGCGAACTTCAGATGTCTGAGTTGCGGGCACGCCGGGAATGCGGATGTGAACGCGGCGAAGGACATCCTGGCGCAGGGACTGCGCTTCGTGGCAGGGCGTACTTCACTAAAAGACGCGTGCCACGGTAAGCCCCGACATGAAGGTCTGGGGTCGTTCACAACACCTCCACCTCCTGAGCCCGCAGCACCAGGGCGTCTTGCCGAAACTCCAGCCGCAGCGCCTCACGGTACTCGCGCCACCACGGCCGGTCCAGTTCCTCCACCATCACCTCGTAGACCACCACGTCGTCGCGCACGGTTTCCTCACCGTCTTTCCACAGGCCAGCTGCCGGGGCGCGCACATAGGCGGTCAGGCCGCCGAAGCGCTCGGTGAGCAGCTGGCGGATGGGCACGTACTGCTCGGGACCGAACGGCTGGCCCGCGTTGTCATACACGGGCAGCAGAAGCTGGACGAGGTGCATTCAGCCAGTATCCACCCTTGTCTGTCCCTGCTGACGTTTTGCCCGCCGTGCCCGCGCTAGACTCGTGGGCATCGTGCCCCCTGGCACGGTCATCCTGAGCGCCCGAGGGAATTTCAGACCCCCGTGACGGCGCGGCAACCGGCCCCCATCGCGGCACGGTGCCCGGTCTGAAAGGCCCCGTGAGGGACGCGCCGACGATGGCGCGGGCGCGGGGAACGATGGCCCAGAGGCGGCGCTTAGGCGTACACGAAGGATTCAGGGCTGCCCCAATGGCAGCCTCTTTTTGCAACCGGGGTGAGGGACATGGCGGCAAACACAAACGATATTCGCGCACATGCGAACGAAAGAATTCTGGTCCTGGACGGAGCATGGGGCACCATGCTCCAGCGCGCGGAGTTGACCGAAGGCGATTTCCGCTGGGACGGAGCGGACCCCCTGCGGATGTACCGGGGCAACTTCGACCTGCTGCAACTGACGCGGCCCGCCGTGATTCGGGACGTTCACCGCGCCTATTTTGAGGCCGGAGCCGACATCGCCTCCACGAATACCTTCA is a genomic window containing:
- a CDS encoding helix-turn-helix domain-containing protein, whose protein sequence is MPQIESTTLKAFRYRLYPTKAQRTALDNTLLLCQRLSNGMVKERCGAYRKAGKSLTAYEQMKSSPEVKAAMPEYTGVNAQVLQDAAGQVFQGLFPPRQSRPESRVSEIQGSGQVRQFHVPPALTEQRLCRREARHICPKLATLASSATALFSASPRLWP
- a CDS encoding prephenate dehydratase, which gives rise to MTPEQTQDPAQATTLLTAKRFTVAFQGNPGSYGEIAALHALTSAGIAHSDLTPRGYPTFHEVARAVETGEADYGTLPVENSLMGAIHQTTDLLSETDLHVVGEVVVRVSHCLMALPGVKLEDVRRVVSQQPALDQCTGLIRKYSLQPVAWHDTAGSAKDLAARGARDEAAIASARAAELYGLEILEREVEDEPFNFTRFMVLARQEPAPSSAPHKTSLVFAVRHTPGFLVETLAELRGLNLSRIESRPRRDRAWSYLIYVDIEGPAQDPQVAQALAGVLRKASYAKIIGSYPRAMETVG